In Methanoregula sp., a single genomic region encodes these proteins:
- the thsA gene encoding thermosome subunit alpha encodes MSQQLGGQPIIIMREGSTTSHGQDAQNSNFAAARAVATAVQSTLGPRGMDKMLVDGIGDITITNDGVTILKEMDIEHPAAKMMVEIAKTQDAEVGDGTTTAVVIAGELLKNAEGLLKQKIHPTSIAEGYRMAAEKALVLLDKYAITVKPTDTAMLKKIAETALTGKNSDVAKGHLCDIIVKAVTFVTDPDGTADLAHINIEKKVGGSIDDSALIEGMVISKERAHPSMPKIVKDAKILLLNAALEYKKTEVNAKINISSLGQAQAFLDGEEQMVHAMVDKVIKSKANVVICQKGIDDVAQHYLAKAGILAVRRVKKSDVENLARATGARIVNSVDAITAKDLGTAGLVEEKTLSDDQMIYISKCKNPKAVSIIVRGGTEHVVDELERAIHDALMVVSVVVSGKKIVPGGGAPETELSLRLREYAATVGGRGQLAIEAFASAMEIIPRVLAENSGLDPIDMLVDLRAAHEAGKKTYGLDVVAGKPADMLKAGVVEPLRVKTQAISSAAEAAVMILRIDDVITSSKSGAPGGGMPPGGMGGMPPGMGGY; translated from the coding sequence ATGTCACAACAACTCGGGGGACAACCCATAATAATTATGAGGGAAGGATCAACGACAAGCCATGGGCAGGATGCCCAGAACAGCAATTTTGCCGCTGCACGAGCTGTTGCAACAGCGGTCCAGTCGACCCTCGGTCCCAGGGGTATGGACAAGATGCTTGTCGATGGTATAGGGGATATCACCATCACAAACGACGGTGTCACTATCTTAAAGGAGATGGATATCGAGCACCCTGCCGCAAAGATGATGGTCGAGATTGCAAAGACGCAGGATGCTGAAGTCGGCGATGGCACGACAACTGCCGTAGTTATTGCAGGTGAACTCTTAAAGAACGCAGAAGGGCTTCTTAAACAGAAGATTCACCCGACCAGTATTGCTGAGGGTTACCGGATGGCAGCAGAAAAAGCTCTCGTGCTGCTCGACAAGTACGCCATCACGGTCAAGCCAACCGATACCGCGATGCTCAAGAAAATTGCAGAGACAGCACTCACCGGCAAGAACTCGGATGTAGCAAAAGGCCACCTTTGCGATATCATCGTCAAGGCAGTCACGTTTGTCACCGACCCCGATGGTACCGCAGATCTCGCCCATATCAATATCGAAAAGAAGGTAGGCGGCTCAATCGATGACTCGGCCCTCATTGAAGGTATGGTTATCAGCAAGGAACGTGCGCACCCGAGCATGCCCAAAATTGTCAAGGATGCAAAGATCCTGCTCCTCAATGCGGCACTCGAATACAAAAAGACCGAAGTGAACGCAAAGATCAATATCTCTTCTCTCGGGCAGGCTCAGGCATTCCTCGATGGAGAAGAGCAGATGGTCCACGCGATGGTGGACAAGGTCATAAAGAGCAAGGCAAACGTTGTCATCTGCCAGAAAGGTATCGACGATGTTGCCCAGCACTACCTTGCAAAAGCCGGCATTCTTGCGGTCCGCAGGGTCAAAAAAAGCGATGTCGAAAACCTTGCCCGGGCAACGGGTGCACGGATCGTCAACAGCGTCGATGCTATTACGGCTAAGGATCTCGGTACAGCCGGCCTTGTCGAAGAGAAAACACTTTCCGACGATCAGATGATCTATATCTCGAAATGCAAAAACCCCAAAGCGGTCTCCATCATTGTCCGCGGCGGAACGGAGCATGTCGTAGATGAACTCGAACGGGCCATCCATGACGCCCTCATGGTGGTCAGTGTTGTCGTTTCGGGAAAGAAGATTGTTCCCGGCGGCGGAGCGCCTGAGACAGAACTCTCGTTAAGGCTCCGCGAGTATGCTGCAACCGTCGGTGGCCGTGGCCAGCTTGCCATCGAAGCGTTCGCAAGCGCAATGGAGATCATCCCCCGCGTTCTTGCCGAAAATTCCGGGCTTGACCCCATCGATATGCTTGTCGACCTCCGGGCAGCCCACGAAGCAGGCAAGAAAACCTACGGCCTTGATGTAGTGGCCGGCAAACCGGCTGACATGCTCAAGGCAGGAGTTGTCGAACCGCTCCGGGTCAAGACCCAGGCAATCTCCAGCGCTGCAGAAGCAGCAGTCATGATCCTCCGCATTGACGATGTCATCACATCGTCAAAATCCGGTGCTCCGGGCGGCGGTATGCCACCCGGCGGAATGGGTGGAATGCCCCCCGGCATGGGCGGCTATTGA
- a CDS encoding ATP-binding protein, giving the protein MTMSPSLPGFGGLSLFRLSPTDLVRFCVITSITFSIIGITYLSRATGYGALVPQLFYFPILYTTYFYPERGLYVACSCAAAYLFITLSFVSPEFMNIGGIIFQALLFVGIAAGSGYIIRSRDFSPYLIPKDDTRAIQGMIKTGENDHVEFKLQSLWSAGFTREEISTNESPEVRKYRTNASKFIIARSIAGFLNTDGGELIIGIREDRHHNTITVTGIENDYPHMHEEDRNPDGYRRMIVDSVIRKYLPEIFESASRFIHISFPVVSGKTLCHLHITPSDKPIFVDSGTDEIFFIRVDASTRAITGKTLTRYTLTRFSSG; this is encoded by the coding sequence ATGACGATGTCTCCCAGCCTGCCGGGATTTGGAGGTTTATCCCTGTTCCGTCTCTCCCCTACCGATCTGGTCAGGTTCTGCGTGATTACCTCCATCACGTTCTCGATTATTGGCATTACGTATCTCTCCAGGGCTACCGGATACGGAGCACTCGTCCCGCAGCTCTTCTATTTTCCCATTCTCTATACCACCTATTTTTATCCTGAACGGGGCCTGTATGTCGCATGCAGCTGTGCAGCAGCCTACCTGTTCATCACCCTCTCTTTTGTCAGTCCCGAATTCATGAACATCGGCGGGATAATCTTCCAGGCCCTGCTCTTTGTCGGCATTGCAGCAGGGTCAGGGTACATAATCAGGTCACGAGATTTCTCCCCGTATCTCATTCCCAAAGATGATACCCGTGCAATACAGGGGATGATCAAAACCGGCGAGAACGATCACGTGGAATTCAAGCTCCAGTCCCTCTGGAGTGCTGGCTTTACCAGGGAAGAAATCAGTACCAACGAATCTCCGGAAGTGCGGAAGTACCGGACCAATGCTTCGAAGTTTATCATCGCCCGCTCGATTGCCGGGTTCCTGAATACGGATGGCGGGGAGCTTATCATCGGGATCCGGGAAGACCGGCATCACAACACTATCACGGTTACCGGCATCGAAAACGATTATCCCCATATGCATGAGGAAGACCGGAATCCTGACGGGTACCGGAGGATGATTGTCGACTCAGTGATCCGGAAATATCTTCCGGAGATCTTTGAGTCCGCAAGCAGATTTATCCACATCTCTTTTCCGGTAGTATCCGGAAAAACTCTCTGTCACCTGCATATTACTCCTTCTGATAAACCGATCTTTGTTGACTCCGGTACTGACGAAATTTTTTTTATCCGGGTCGATGCCTCCACCCGTGCCATTACCGGAAAAACCCTGACTCGTTATACTCTCACAAGGTTTTCATCAGGTTAA
- a CDS encoding adenylate kinase family protein gives MMCGITGTPGTGKSLIGEELTRRGHKVVHLTDTIRPYITGDDEQRDTEIFDDERWAAEFVPVHGFVEGHFAHLLPCDRIIVLRCRPDELKKRLEQRKYPAGKIQENADAEALDDCLIETVDLHDAAHIFELDTTGHDPVYCADQIEGFVAGKLPAQFGLIDWSGFLEVH, from the coding sequence ATGATGTGCGGTATCACCGGCACTCCGGGCACCGGCAAATCGCTGATAGGCGAGGAGCTTACCCGGCGGGGGCACAAGGTCGTGCATCTTACCGATACCATACGCCCCTATATCACCGGTGACGATGAGCAGCGCGACACCGAGATCTTCGATGATGAGCGCTGGGCAGCGGAGTTTGTCCCGGTACACGGGTTTGTGGAAGGACACTTTGCCCACCTGCTTCCCTGCGATCGCATTATTGTGCTCCGGTGCCGCCCGGACGAACTGAAAAAACGGCTGGAACAGCGTAAATATCCTGCCGGCAAGATCCAGGAAAATGCGGATGCAGAAGCTCTCGATGACTGCCTGATCGAGACGGTGGACCTGCACGATGCCGCACATATCTTTGAACTGGACACCACGGGTCACGACCCGGTGTACTGTGCTGACCAGATCGAAGGGTTTGTTGCAGGAAAGCTTCCGGCCCAGTTCGGTCTGATCGACTGGTCCGGCTTTTTAGAGGTGCATTAA
- a CDS encoding TfuA-related McrA-glycine thioamidation protein, which yields MPKIIVFLGPSLDVTSAEQILAAEYRPPAKRGDLIAAARDGAAIIGLIDGVFHQESAVAHREILAAVKGGIRVVGASSMGALRAAEMDTLGMVGIGEVYRMYKSGELESDDEVALVFDPETGLSLSEPLINIRVTFKEAERQGIITAPDHAVLLSAAQSVFYPQRTYGRIMAAAGAAITPETQERFLSWVKLHACDQKREDAVEALRYIANISQR from the coding sequence ATGCCAAAGATCATCGTCTTTCTCGGGCCAAGCCTTGATGTAACCTCGGCCGAACAGATCCTCGCTGCCGAGTACCGGCCTCCGGCAAAACGGGGCGATCTTATCGCCGCAGCGCGGGATGGTGCTGCAATCATCGGCCTGATCGATGGTGTTTTCCACCAGGAATCGGCAGTCGCCCACCGCGAGATCCTTGCCGCGGTGAAAGGCGGCATCCGGGTTGTCGGTGCATCGAGCATGGGTGCACTCCGGGCTGCTGAGATGGATACGCTGGGGATGGTCGGTATCGGCGAGGTTTACCGGATGTATAAGAGTGGCGAACTTGAGTCCGATGACGAAGTCGCCCTTGTTTTTGATCCCGAGACGGGGTTATCCCTTTCTGAACCGCTCATCAATATCCGTGTCACCTTTAAAGAAGCGGAACGGCAGGGAATCATCACGGCACCGGATCACGCAGTCTTACTCTCGGCGGCCCAATCCGTCTTCTACCCCCAGCGTACCTACGGGCGGATCATGGCGGCAGCGGGTGCGGCAATTACTCCGGAGACTCAGGAGCGGTTCTTATCATGGGTGAAACTCCATGCCTGCGACCAGAAGCGGGAGGATGCGGTTGAAGCTCTCAGGTATATAGCAAACATCAGCCAGAGGTAA
- the guaA gene encoding glutamine-hydrolyzing GMP synthase, whose protein sequence is MVNTEKFITKSIAEIKTAAGDDKVVMALSGGVDSSVCAALAARAIGENLIPIYIDTGLMRKGETERIRTLFGNIHLQIVDAEDEFLACLKGITEPEAKRKAIGERFIRVFEREAKKVGARCLLQGTIYPDRIESEGGIKSHHNVGGMPLHMEFVKVIEPIRDLYKDEVRDVAGALGLPKEIQHRMPFPGPGLAVRIIGEITKDKVDIIREANWIVEDELVEKYRPWQCFAALLGLGTGVKGDNRIHGWIVAIRAVNSRDGMTADPLDIPFEHLVKIGSRITADIPRVARVVYDITAKPPATIEYE, encoded by the coding sequence ATGGTCAATACAGAGAAATTTATTACAAAATCCATTGCAGAGATCAAAACCGCAGCAGGTGACGACAAGGTGGTCATGGCCCTTTCAGGTGGCGTGGACAGTTCGGTCTGTGCGGCTCTTGCAGCCCGTGCAATCGGTGAAAATCTCATCCCGATCTACATCGATACCGGCCTGATGCGGAAGGGCGAGACCGAACGGATCCGCACGCTCTTTGGCAATATCCACCTCCAGATTGTGGATGCCGAAGACGAGTTCCTCGCATGCTTAAAGGGCATCACCGAACCCGAAGCCAAGCGCAAGGCTATCGGCGAGCGGTTCATCCGGGTCTTTGAGCGTGAAGCAAAGAAGGTCGGAGCCAGATGCCTGTTGCAGGGTACCATCTACCCTGACCGCATTGAGAGCGAGGGTGGGATCAAGAGCCACCACAATGTCGGGGGTATGCCGCTGCATATGGAGTTTGTGAAAGTGATCGAGCCGATCCGCGACCTCTACAAGGATGAAGTGCGGGACGTGGCCGGAGCCCTTGGTCTCCCTAAGGAGATCCAGCACCGGATGCCGTTTCCCGGCCCGGGGCTTGCGGTTCGTATCATTGGTGAAATTACCAAAGATAAAGTCGACATTATCCGCGAGGCAAACTGGATCGTTGAAGACGAACTGGTCGAGAAGTACCGGCCCTGGCAGTGCTTTGCCGCACTGCTCGGCCTTGGCACCGGCGTCAAAGGCGACAACCGGATTCACGGGTGGATCGTTGCCATACGAGCGGTAAACTCCCGTGACGGGATGACAGCAGATCCGCTCGATATCCCGTTTGAACACCTGGTAAAAATTGGTTCAAGAATTACCGCTGACATTCCCCGCGTTGCCAGGGTGGTCTACGATATCACGGCTAAACCCCCGGCAACCATTGAATATGAATAA
- a CDS encoding YcaO-related McrA-glycine thioamidation protein — protein sequence MQLHSCKKTYNNETQRAIPLDETLARIEPKVPAAGITRVADITNLDRIGIPVFSCIRPTAEDGAITVYNGKGATVEESRISAIMEGIERYSAEAHDRDIRVALFQELEGREPVINPNDLILPEGAATDRFMSWYQGYDIVNNETVWVPAYAIFHPVPPRHRGPSRTNTNGLASGNTIEEAVFHALSEVIERDAWSLVESTRDTGPAVVGIDDPTIMDMQKKFTDAQVEVTIRDITSDIGIPTIAAVADDVLLKDPSLLTIGIGTHTSARIAVMRALTEVAQSRLTQIHGAREDTTLADLRKKMGYERAKRINGYWYRNNGTVDYATIPSSDTDDFLKDIGNIITALKKKGLDRVIVIDLTREEIGIPVVRVIVPGLEVFAMDPERRGERVKHAKDHRLSRAKP from the coding sequence ATGCAGCTCCACTCCTGCAAAAAGACCTACAACAATGAGACGCAGCGGGCCATCCCGCTCGATGAGACCCTTGCCCGCATTGAACCCAAAGTTCCCGCAGCCGGCATCACCCGTGTCGCGGACATCACGAACCTTGACCGGATCGGGATACCGGTCTTCTCCTGTATCCGCCCCACAGCAGAAGACGGTGCGATTACCGTGTACAACGGCAAAGGAGCTACGGTAGAGGAGTCGCGGATATCAGCAATCATGGAAGGGATCGAACGGTATTCGGCCGAAGCGCACGACCGGGACATACGGGTCGCCCTCTTCCAGGAACTGGAAGGACGCGAGCCGGTCATCAACCCGAATGACCTGATCCTGCCGGAAGGTGCAGCAACGGATCGGTTCATGTCCTGGTACCAGGGGTACGATATTGTCAATAACGAGACGGTCTGGGTCCCGGCCTATGCGATATTTCACCCGGTCCCCCCCCGGCACCGGGGACCCTCCCGCACGAACACGAACGGCCTTGCCTCCGGAAACACGATCGAAGAGGCAGTATTCCATGCCCTCTCCGAAGTCATCGAGCGGGATGCCTGGTCGCTCGTGGAATCGACCCGGGACACCGGCCCTGCGGTTGTCGGTATCGATGACCCGACAATTATGGACATGCAGAAGAAGTTTACCGATGCCCAGGTCGAGGTTACGATTCGGGATATTACCAGCGACATCGGCATCCCGACGATCGCCGCAGTTGCAGATGATGTGCTCTTAAAAGACCCCAGTCTCCTCACTATTGGTATCGGGACGCATACCAGCGCACGGATTGCCGTGATGCGGGCACTCACCGAAGTAGCCCAGAGCCGGCTCACCCAGATCCACGGGGCACGGGAAGACACAACGCTTGCCGATCTCCGCAAAAAGATGGGGTACGAGCGGGCGAAACGGATCAACGGGTACTGGTACCGCAATAACGGGACGGTGGATTATGCAACGATCCCCTCATCAGATACCGATGATTTCTTAAAAGATATCGGAAATATCATCACGGCACTCAAAAAGAAGGGGCTCGACCGGGTCATTGTCATCGACCTGACCCGGGAAGAGATCGGCATCCCTGTCGTCAGGGTGATTGTCCCGGGGCTTGAAGTCTTTGCAATGGACCCCGAGCGCCGGGGAGAACGGGTGAAGCATGCCAAAGATCATCGTCTTTCTCGGGCCAAGCCTTGA
- a CDS encoding MBL fold metallo-hydrolase, which produces MDGVNGNCYILVRDGLTVIDTGLPAGSGKKILSYIRNTMYREPTEIKTIVLTHFHIDHIGGVAILKNAAPGAKVAIGKADAGYVTGQIPLPVYPGLRGFLLRIAGAIMNPGVFSLDILLNDGDHIDGLLCIHLPGHTPGSMGFYDERTKTLYAGDILRYDGTSITGGPPLFTMDRDSVHQSIRKLASLDFDLLLPGHGVPVRDGASAKVKEFAATLPPSSL; this is translated from the coding sequence GTGGACGGAGTCAATGGCAACTGTTACATCCTTGTCCGCGATGGCCTGACGGTGATCGATACCGGCCTGCCCGCAGGCAGCGGGAAGAAGATCCTCTCCTATATACGGAATACAATGTACCGGGAACCGACTGAGATCAAAACCATCGTCCTCACCCATTTTCACATCGATCATATCGGAGGTGTCGCGATCCTGAAAAATGCGGCCCCCGGTGCAAAGGTTGCGATCGGGAAAGCGGATGCAGGGTATGTTACCGGACAGATCCCGCTGCCGGTGTATCCGGGCTTACGGGGCTTCCTGCTGCGAATCGCTGGTGCGATCATGAACCCCGGCGTCTTTTCCTTAGATATCCTGTTGAACGATGGGGATCATATTGACGGGCTGCTGTGCATCCACCTCCCCGGCCACACTCCCGGGAGCATGGGGTTTTACGATGAACGGACAAAAACGCTGTATGCCGGTGATATTCTCCGGTATGACGGGACATCCATCACCGGGGGACCCCCTCTGTTTACGATGGACAGGGATAGTGTGCACCAGTCAATCCGCAAGCTCGCCTCCCTCGATTTTGATCTCCTGCTCCCCGGTCACGGAGTCCCGGTCAGGGACGGTGCATCGGCAAAAGTTAAGGAGTTTGCAGCGACACTACCCCCCTCCTCCTTGTGA
- the hisC gene encoding histidinol-phosphate transaminase yields the protein MERLVRSCYKKKSGYVFAKKAEDIAREYGIRKIARLASNENPEPLSPAALAAAEEVLKTVNRYPDERVNVLMNALRAYYGDYHFVTGVGMDGVIETIIRTLVEPGETVAISTPTFSFYALAAMGQGAEVITVPREADFSVDCGKLIEAAKEAKITFVCSPNNPTGNAMPVDTVAAILEGIEGVLFLDNAYVEFAGIDYLPLMKKHENLVLGRTFSKVYSLAGLRIGYAFTPRWLPPWYQRAGTPFTVNSVSAAAAAAALPDKERAERYIDQVKRWRTRFADEVKYPVLPSDANFVMIDVAPHKSDAVVENLARKGVVVRSCRSFAGLPDHYIRVSVGEDWENELFIEEINKL from the coding sequence ATGGAGCGCTTGGTTAGATCCTGCTATAAAAAAAAGAGCGGCTATGTCTTTGCCAAAAAAGCGGAGGATATCGCCCGCGAGTACGGTATCCGTAAGATAGCCCGGCTTGCCAGCAATGAAAACCCCGAGCCCCTTTCTCCTGCTGCGTTAGCTGCAGCAGAAGAAGTACTCAAAACCGTGAACCGGTATCCGGATGAGCGGGTCAATGTCCTGATGAATGCCCTGCGGGCATATTATGGCGATTATCACTTTGTGACGGGCGTTGGGATGGACGGTGTGATCGAGACTATCATCCGCACCCTTGTCGAGCCCGGGGAGACCGTAGCAATCTCCACGCCTACCTTCTCGTTCTATGCACTGGCGGCGATGGGCCAGGGTGCTGAAGTAATCACCGTACCACGGGAAGCAGATTTCTCGGTTGATTGCGGAAAACTGATTGAGGCAGCCAAAGAGGCAAAGATTACCTTTGTCTGTTCTCCCAACAACCCTACCGGGAATGCAATGCCGGTTGACACCGTTGCTGCGATTCTCGAAGGAATTGAAGGCGTCCTCTTTCTTGACAATGCCTATGTCGAGTTTGCCGGTATCGACTATCTCCCTCTCATGAAGAAACACGAGAACCTTGTATTGGGAAGAACTTTTTCCAAGGTTTACTCCCTTGCCGGCCTGCGGATCGGGTATGCATTCACCCCGCGATGGCTGCCGCCGTGGTACCAGCGGGCAGGGACGCCGTTCACCGTCAATTCGGTCTCCGCAGCAGCGGCAGCAGCGGCACTGCCGGACAAGGAGCGTGCAGAACGCTATATCGATCAGGTGAAGCGATGGCGCACACGGTTTGCCGATGAGGTGAAGTACCCGGTGCTCCCCTCGGATGCGAACTTTGTGATGATCGATGTCGCCCCGCACAAGAGCGATGCAGTTGTTGAAAACCTTGCCCGCAAAGGCGTTGTGGTCCGCTCGTGCAGGAGTTTTGCCGGTCTGCCTGACCATTACATCCGCGTGAGCGTCGGTGAGGACTGGGAGAACGAGTTGTTCATTGAGGAGATAAACAAACTATGA
- a CDS encoding CDP-alcohol phosphatidyltransferase family protein: MTLDQYRSHVKVYFDPLVAIAIRCRLTPNFFTIAALIASAAAGILFYLRLELWGVAAVALNAFCDSMDGAVAREMKCQSKRGDFLDHAVDRYADIFIITGIFAGGMVPWQIGVLALTGVLMSSYLGTQAQAVGVGRYYGGLLGRADRLVLIMVVGLIDLIAPISLYGLGWFGWLLLLFGIFGHITAFQRFAYVWAKVE; the protein is encoded by the coding sequence ATGACGCTCGACCAGTACCGTTCCCATGTGAAAGTCTATTTCGATCCGCTGGTTGCGATTGCAATCCGGTGCCGGCTGACGCCGAACTTCTTTACGATCGCTGCCCTGATCGCATCTGCTGCAGCCGGCATCCTGTTTTACCTGCGGCTCGAACTCTGGGGCGTTGCAGCAGTCGCCCTCAATGCATTCTGTGACTCGATGGACGGAGCGGTTGCCCGCGAGATGAAGTGCCAGAGCAAACGGGGTGACTTCCTCGATCATGCGGTGGACCGGTACGCGGATATCTTCATTATCACCGGTATCTTTGCCGGGGGGATGGTGCCGTGGCAGATCGGCGTACTGGCACTCACCGGGGTGCTGATGTCCTCCTATCTCGGCACACAGGCGCAGGCGGTGGGTGTCGGGCGCTATTATGGCGGACTGCTGGGCAGGGCAGACCGGCTCGTCCTGATCATGGTTGTCGGCCTCATCGACCTCATCGCCCCTATAAGTCTCTATGGGCTCGGCTGGTTCGGCTGGCTGCTGTTACTCTTTGGTATCTTCGGGCATATCACCGCGTTCCAGCGGTTTGCGTACGTGTGGGCAAAGGTAGAGTGA
- a CDS encoding acetylornithine/succinylornithine family transaminase: MEMETTSQFKALDERYVMPAFSRDMAIVKGEGSIVWDAEGKQYIDCVAGIAVCSTGHCHPAVVKAICDQAHQLIHCSNLYYVPHQGDLAKKLVEITGLHKAFFSNSGAEATDGALKLARVRTGRKKFVAFTHGFHGRTVGSLAVTHKPAIREPFEPLGMVKTFVEYGDLDALKKVVDNDTAGIIFEPIQGEAGVIIPPDSFIKGIREICDDTGALMIADEVQTGMGRTGTWLAMQHTKVMPDIVTLAKGIASGFPMGALVAREDLEFKKSEHGSTFAGGPLACAAALATIGVIEKILPDVARKGERFGRGLAALNPRVRGLMIGMTIGDKCPDVQKKCASQGVLVNCAADGNLRLVPPLVITDAEIDRVVGVINGALG, from the coding sequence ATGGAAATGGAAACAACAAGCCAGTTCAAAGCACTCGATGAACGCTACGTTATGCCGGCGTTCTCGCGGGATATGGCGATTGTAAAAGGCGAGGGATCAATTGTCTGGGATGCGGAAGGGAAACAGTATATTGACTGTGTCGCAGGCATCGCGGTCTGCAGTACCGGTCACTGCCACCCGGCCGTAGTAAAAGCGATCTGCGACCAGGCACACCAGCTGATCCACTGCTCCAACCTCTATTACGTGCCCCACCAGGGGGATCTTGCAAAGAAACTCGTAGAGATTACCGGCCTGCACAAGGCCTTTTTCTCCAACTCGGGTGCAGAAGCAACGGACGGGGCACTCAAACTGGCCCGGGTCCGGACCGGCAGGAAAAAATTTGTTGCCTTCACCCACGGCTTCCACGGCCGTACCGTAGGTTCCCTCGCCGTCACCCACAAGCCGGCGATCCGTGAGCCGTTCGAGCCGCTCGGCATGGTCAAGACCTTTGTCGAATACGGCGATCTTGATGCGCTGAAAAAAGTCGTGGATAACGATACAGCAGGGATCATCTTCGAACCGATCCAGGGAGAGGCAGGAGTCATTATACCACCAGACAGTTTCATCAAAGGCATCCGCGAGATCTGCGATGATACCGGCGCACTCATGATCGCTGATGAGGTCCAGACCGGTATGGGACGTACCGGCACATGGCTGGCCATGCAGCACACGAAGGTGATGCCGGATATTGTCACCCTTGCAAAGGGGATCGCCAGCGGGTTTCCAATGGGCGCACTGGTTGCCCGTGAAGACCTGGAGTTCAAAAAGAGCGAGCACGGGAGCACGTTTGCCGGGGGCCCGCTTGCCTGTGCAGCAGCGCTTGCCACGATTGGCGTCATAGAAAAGATCCTTCCCGATGTGGCCCGGAAAGGCGAACGGTTCGGCAGGGGTCTTGCCGCGTTAAACCCCCGTGTCCGCGGGCTGATGATCGGCATGACTATCGGGGACAAATGCCCGGATGTCCAGAAGAAATGCGCCAGCCAGGGTGTACTGGTCAACTGCGCTGCGGATGGGAACCTGCGGTTAGTCCCGCCGCTCGTAATTACGGATGCCGAGATCGACCGCGTGGTCGGAGTGATCAATGGAGCGCTTGGTTAG